The Lactuca sativa cultivar Salinas chromosome 2, Lsat_Salinas_v11, whole genome shotgun sequence genome includes a window with the following:
- the LOC111897362 gene encoding lipid phosphate phosphatase epsilon 2, chloroplastic, protein MVFESIENQEAIGDGGYECNSTSFEQKASIDSNGVSFHRTVGVLHIALNRVSKWCILVSFGGFILLRDDNQALWAVLGSVLNVVLSFTLKKIINQERPVSEVSCGPGMPSSHAQSISFATIFMILSIVGWVGLNGYSAILSGLIIAVGVYFTWLRVLLRYHTISQVVVGAIVGSIFSIVWFSTCDIMVLNALTSVVHELRRCVFVS, encoded by the exons ATGGTATTTGAGTCGATTGAGAATCAGGAGGCGATCGGTGATGGTGGTTATGAATGTAACAGTACATCTTTTGAACAGAAAGCTTCGATTGATAGTAATGGCGTTTCCTTTCATCGAACAGTTGGTGTGCTTCACATTGCTCTTAATCGCGTG AGTAAGTGGTGTATTCTTGTAAGCTTTGGCGGATTCATTCTCTTGAGAGATGATAATCAAGCACTCTGGGCTGTTCTAGGTTCTGTTCTAAACGTCGTTTTATCATTCACTCTGAAGAAGATTATAAATCAAGAACGACCTGTTTCTGAAGTGTCTTGTGGCCCTGGAATGCCATCTTCACATGCTCAATCCATTTCGTTTGCCACTATTTTCATGATTCTTTCAA TCGTTGGATGGGTGGGATTGAACGGATATTCAGCTATTCTCAGTGGGCTCATTATAGCAGTTGGTGTATATTTT ACATGGCTACGTGTTCTATTACGTTATCACACTATCAGCCAAGTGGTGGTGGGCGCAATTGTGGGCTCTATATTTTCTATCGTATGGTTTTCCACATGTGATATTATGGTCCTAAATGCATTGACGTCTGTAGTACATGAATTAAGAAGATGTGTATTTGTTAGCTAA
- the LOC111897361 gene encoding mannan endo-1,4-beta-mannosidase 7, with the protein MKKTLASSIFVVALLILNHNTFLETEAAESRNGGFITTRGVHFMLNGSPYYANGFNAYWLMILASDPSQRSKVSTAFQQASSHGLSVARTWAFSDAGVTPLQYSPGSYNEQMFKGLDFVVAEARRFGIKLVLSLVNNYENLGGKKQYVNWARNQGQYLTSDDDFFRNPVTKGFYKNHVKTVLNRYNTITGVMYKNDPTIMAWELMNEPRCTSDTSGRTIQAWITEMAAHVKSIDRNHLLEAGLEGFYGKTSNQNPGFDIGTDFISNNQIPGIDFATLHSYPDQWLTSSDDQNQLNFLSNWLRTHIRDAQYVLKKPLLLTEFGKSVKDPNFSTYQRDQLFNLVYNNIYLSAKHGGAAAGGLFWQLLAEGMESFGDGYDIVLSQGSSTANIIGQQGRRLYQVRKIFARMRNVQRWNRARAARRAQWLNWKRGVKPIGN; encoded by the exons ATGAAGAAAACTTTAGCATCGTCAATATTTGTTGTTGCTCTATTGATCCTAAACCACAACACTTTTCTTGAAACCGAAGCAGCTGAATCAAGAAACGGTGGCTTCATAACAACAAGAGGAGTGCATTTCATGTTAAATGGAAGCCCTTATTACGCCAATGGCTTTAACGCTTACTGGTTGATGATTTTAGCTTCCGATCCTTCTCAAAGATCCAAAGTTTCAACTGCTTTTCAACAGGCATCTTCCCATGGCCTCTCTGTCGCAAGAACTTGGGCTTTCAGTGATGCTGGTGTCACTCCTTTACAATACTCTCCTGGTTCTTACAATGAACAAATGTTCAAG GGGTTGGATTTTGTGGTGGCTGAAGCGAGAAGATTTGGGATAAAGTTGGTTTTGAGTTTGGTGAACAATTATGAAAACCTTGGTGGCAAAAAGCAGTATGTGAATTGGGCAAGAAATCAAGGCCAGTATCTAACGTCAGATGATGATTTCTTTAGAAACCCTGTTACTAAGGGGTTTTACAAGAACCATGTCAAG ACTGTGCTTAATAGATATAACACAATCACTGGAGTTATGTACAAGAATGATCCAACAATCATGGCTTGGGAGCTCATGAATGAGCCCAGATGCACTTCCGATACATCTGGAAGAACAATTCAG GCATGGATTACAGAAATGGCTGCACATGTGAAGTCGATAGATCGAAATCACTTGCTAGAAGCAGGTCTCGAAGGCTTCTACGGCAAAACCAGTAATCAGAATCCCGGTTTCGACATCGGAACTGATTTCATTTCCAACAACCAAATCCCCGGAATCGATTTCGCCACCCTTCACTCATATCCCGACCAATG GCTAACGAGCTCCGACGATCAAAACCAACTCAATTTCCTCAGCAATTGGCTTAGAACCCACATTCGGGACGCCCAATACGTCCTCAAGAAACCGTTACTCTTAACGGAATTTGGGAAATCAGTTAAAGATCCCAACTTTAGCACGTATCAAAGAGACCAACTGTTTAACTTGGTCTACAACAACATATATCTGTCGGCAAAACACGGCGGTGCTGCTGCCGGCGGGTTGTTCTGGCAGCTTTTAGCGGAAGGGATGGAGTCGTTTGGTGATGGGTACGACATCGTTTTGAGTCAGGGATCCTCGACTGCTAATATCATTGGGCAACAGGGACGAAGGCTTTACCAAGTTAGGAAGATATTCGCGAGGATGAGAAATGTGCAGAGGTGGAATAGGGCTCGTGCTGCGAGACGTGCTCAGTGGTTGAATTGGAAACGAGGGGTGAAACCTATCGGAAATTAA
- the LOC111897349 gene encoding putative pentatricopeptide repeat-containing protein At3g47840: MVAIHFLARICIRRSYITSCIAYAQTFKPQSIQESHNVTQFNMVEVNSKLKELVKSNRLSNARQLFDKLPHRDEITWTTIISGYVNTSNSSEALSLFSNMWADPSQRMDSFVLSLALKACALSFSAKQGESLHGYLVKINLVSSVFVSSALLNMYMKTGKVYEGCKVFDEMPIRNVVSWTAIITGLNHAGFHIEGISYFSNLLQNGMSYDSYTLANVLKACADACLLRTGKEIHTQTLKKGFDKTSFVANSLITMYNKCGKGEYALYLFDKIKTKDVVSWTTMITSYVQMGQEHNAFNAFLRMQESEVSPNEYTLAGLISACANLARIDFGTQFHACVLRNGFIKFMSVANSIVTMYSKCGKLDSSSIVFQEMRQKDIVSWSTIIRGHALMGCGEEAFKYLSLMRNQRLKPNEFAFSSVLSVCATMANLDLGKQLHAHCLCVGLDHEPMVQSGLINMYSKCGSILKALKIFNEVKCNDIVSWTAMVNGYAEHGLSQQAIDLFERLIGSGLKPDAVTFIGVLTACSHAGLLDLGFQYFDLIKKYNLTLSKEHYGCMIDLLCRSGKLREAENMIKTMPFSGDDVVWSTVLRGCRLHGDVDFGQRAAAKILEKTPNCSSTYITLANLYSGKGRWKEAADLRRLMRIKGVVKEPGWSWIKVKDCVFAFSAGDHSHPQWEDIDCVLRLLCLRKEKDLLLYNIDEVEKIWYSDSS, translated from the exons ATGGTCGCTATACATTTCCTAG CCAGAATATGTATCAGAAGATCGTATATAACCTCATGTATTGCCTACGCTCAAACATTCAAGCCCCAATCAATTCAAGAATCCCACAATGTCACTCAATTCAACATGGTCGAAGTCAACTCCAAACTCAAGGAGCTCGTAAAATCAAACAGGTTGAGTAACGCCCGCCAACTGTTTGATAAATTACCTCACAGAGATGAAATTACATGGACCACCATAATATCTGGCTACGTAAATACCTCCAATTCATCTGAAGCTTTGTCCTTATTCTCCAACATGTGGGCCGATCCCTCTCAACGAATGGACTCCTTCGTACTCAGTTTAGCACTCAAGGCATGCGCTCTCAGTTTCAGTGCTAAACAAGGCGAATCACTTCATGGGTACTTAGTAAAAATCAATCTCGTGAGTTCCGTCTTTGTAAGCAGTGCTCTTTTGAACATGTATATGAAAACCGGGAAAGTATACGAAGGCTGTaaagtgttcgatgaaatgcctatAAGAAATGTGGTCTCCTGGACTGCAATCATAACTGGGTTAAACCATGCTGGTTTCCACATCGAGGGGATCTCATATTTTTCTAACTTATTACAAAATGGTATGTCATATGATTCCTACACCTTAGCTAACGTATTAAAAGCATGTGCAGATGCTTGTTTATTACGTACTGGTAAAGAAATTCACACACAAACATTGAAGAAAGGTTTTGATAAAACTTCATTTGTGGCCAACTCTCTTATCACCATGTATAACAAATGTGGAAAAGGTGAATACGCATTATACTTATTTGataaaatcaaaacaaaagatgttGTTTCATGGACAACAATGATCACATCATATGTTCAAATGGGTCAAGAACATAACGCATTTAATGCGTTCTTGCGTATGCAAGAATCAGAGGTGAGTCCTAATGAGTACACTCTCGCAGGACTCATCTCTGCTTGTGCAAATCTTGCACGAATCGATTTCGGTACACAATTTCATGCGTGTGTTTTGCGCAACGGTTTTATTAAATTTATGTCCGTGGCTAATTCCATTGTGACAATGTATTCAAAATGTGGAAAGTTAGATTCATCATCAATAGTTTTTCAAGAAATGAGACAAAAAGATATTGTTTCATGGAGCACTATAATTCGAGGACATGCTCTAATGGGTTGTGGAGAAGAAGCTTTTAAGTATCTTTCTTTAATGAGAAACCAAAGATTAAAACCAAATGAATTCGCTTTTTCTAGTGTTTTAAGCGTATGTGCTACCATGGCGAATCTTGATTTAGGCAAACAACTTCATGCTCATTGTCTATGTGTAGGTCTTGATCATGAACCCATGGTTCAAAGTGGTTTAATTAATATGTATTCGAAATGCGGGTccattttaaaagctttaaagaTTTTCAATGAGGTTAAATGTAACGATATTGTGTCATGGACTGCAATGGTCAATGGGTACGCAGAACACGGGTTGAGTCAACAAGCTATCGACCTCTTCGAGCGGCTCATCGGGTCTGGTTTAAAACCGGACGCGGTCACATTCATTGGGGTTCTAACCGCATGTAGCCACGCGGGTTTACTTGACTTAGGTTTTCAATACTTTGacctaattaaaaaatataacctAACTTTATCTAAAGAACATTATGGTTGTATGATTGATTTACTTTGTAGATCGGGTAAATTACGTGAGGCTGAAAACATGATAAAAACCATGCCGTTTAGTGGCGATGATGTTGTGTGGTCAACTGTGCTAAGAGGTTGTAGGTTACATGGTGATGTTGACTTTGGGCAGCGGGCAGCCGCCAAGATTCTTGAGAAAACCCCAAATTGCTCTTCGACCTATATTACTTTGGCGAATTTGTATTCGGGTAAAGGGAGGTGGAAAGAAGCGGCGGATTTGAGGAGATTAATGAGGATAAAAGGTGTTGTTAAGGAACCAGGGTGGTCTTGGATTAAGGTTAAAGATTGTGTTTTTGCATTTTCGGCGGGAGATCATTCGCATCCTCAATGGGAAGATatagattgtgttttgaggttatTGTGTTTAAGGAAAGAGAAAGATTTGTTGCTATACAACATAGATGAAGTTGAGAAAATTTGGTACTCGGATAGttcatag